Within the Trichoderma breve strain T069 chromosome 3, whole genome shotgun sequence genome, the region AAGAGGAAGGCCAAATTGGCCACGAATAGGTAATATGCGATATTAGGGCCGAGAATTTTGTACCTAGAACATATGCGTGGTGATACGCTGATGGGTAAGTAGGTGTTTAGCTACCTGTGTGTTAGAGTGCGCCAATTCATGCATCCCAAAGTGCTATACGATGCCGCTATCAGTAAGAGCGGCATTAGGATCTTCCGATGAGGGCAGAAAGTAACTATGTAGACACGGAACATGTTATTACGGCTTGATGTGCCTGAAAATGCAGGGCTTAAACTAGGCACGATTTCAGATCTTGGCACTGCAGCCCTGGGCAAAATGGCATTCCCTTACTCCGTATCAAGTTAAAGATAATTCTAAGGCTGGTGAATTTAACACACCTGATGCTTAGTTCCCGATTTCATTGGACAGATATATTACTCTGTATGGTGCACTCCATGTTAGAATGCCATTCAAACGTCCTCTTTCCCACATGGCCCAAAGAAGATACCGGACGGTGAGGTAGGACGAATCATTTCCAAGGCCGAAGCCACTGTTTTCGTCTGGGATATATCTCATGTTTCCTTACTGATATCCGTCATATACTGAATTTGCCTAGAATGAAGATTCGATGTGCTTTCTTGTGGATCATCTCTCCGTTGGTGAACTTGATGTGCTCTGACCCACCTGCAAAATTCACATCTCACCATCTTAATGCGGTATTACAGACAGTTAGATTACAGTAGATAACTTGGTCACGATCACAGACCAAAGTTCAGCAAGATGGGTTGGCTTTTACCTCGATTTGAAGCTCAAGTCTGAGTAAGGTTCTGTAATAAGATACCTTCACGAGAAAGGAATTGACAACAATTCAATACGATGTTAAAGTACTTCATACGGAACTCAATCACCCAGACTAATCCTGTGGAATCATTTCCTCTATGacctccatctcctcaacGAGAGAAACCGTTGACTCAAAATTGAAAGACCAAATAACCTGGGGATTAGGTATGAGGAACACTCTCGATAAAACCGTGGCCACAAACCGGATTTAAGCTAggacaacatcaacatgcCGACTCCGCATCGTATTGCGGGCGAACGCCAGAGTGAGACGCCGAGCAGGCTTCAACCATTGTGGAGATCAATGGCTCGGCATATTAATGGACATAATGACAACTAGGCTCATAAATCCATTCGCGATCCGGGAACCGAAAATGTGTCGGCGAACCATTCCGTAAATCTCAGCTTGTTTGGCTGATCGGCCTGACAAGGCCGCTTAAGCTATTATATTGGAGTTTACGGGGTAAACGCACTTCTTGCCATGACTATTGATGTGGCCACGCTGAAGCAGACCTTCCACATCCAGCATTGGTCAAGATCTCGTCGTAATTCGGCATTAGAACACCTATGAGCACgtggtggctgctggtgtcGCTAACAAGGCGTTCCGTTTCTCCCAGCCGTAAGCCCGTAGCGCAAACGTCAAGGTCAGCGATTGGCGCCACGTTATCGGCATCTCTCCGCCGACAGCGGCCCCATGCCGCCGATGTTCGCAAAAGGCGGACTGTTTCTTTAGGCTGTTGGAGATGCGGAGAGATTCTGGGGTAATTCgtggggaagagaagaagagaatgcTATATGTACAAAGGCTCGATCTCGAAATTCTGAATCTGTGGGGTAATCGATCCATTGAGCGTCTTTGGTGTCACCATTCGCTGAAGGATTGCAATTCTTCAAGAACTTCAGCATATTCCATCAGCTTCTCGCAGCGAATATGGCAGCGGAGAAGGAAGACTTTGCCGGCGTCCACATGGACGAGGATGTTGAAGCAACCAAGGAGGTATGCAATGCAATACTCAAATCTCTGGCAAACCCTCTGCTAATAACACTATAGCATTTGTCTGATATCCGCGATGGATCATCACTGGGACACATCGACGCTGCTCGATCCAGGGCCTTGGTGCGGAAGCAAGACTTGAGGATCATTCCAATCACGGCAGGAATCTATCTTCTGTGCTATCTTGACAGATCAAACATTGGAAATGCAAAGGTCTTGAACGCGTCAACAGGCAATGACCTCTTGACCGAAACGCACATGACTAACTACCAGTACACAATCGCACTCATGGTTTTTCTTATTGCGTATGCGATTTTTGAAGTTCCGTCCAACTATttcctcaagaagctgaagccgaGCCGCTGGATTGCCTTCCTCATGTTTTCGTGGGGAACCATCACGATGTGCATTGCTGCGACACAGAACCACGCGTCAGTAACGGCAGTGCGATTCCTCCTGGGAGTTGTTGAAGCAGGTAAGTGATGGATACCTTTATAGCTTGAGAATAATCGCGTACGGTTGCTAATAGCTCTCTTCAAGGGTTATTCCCCGGCCTGGTCTACTACTTGACGTTCTGGTACCGCGTAGATGAACGATCGATTCGAGTTGCTGCTATCCTGGCATCCGCTACTCTGGCTGGCGCCTTTGGTGGCGCGATTGCCTTTGGTGTCGGTCATATGAACCAAGTGAGCGGCATCTCTGCTTGGCGCtggctcttcatcatcgaggGGGCCCCTTCTGTAGCTTCTTCCCTTTTGGTCTGGTTCTTCCTCCCGGATTACCCCGAGACGGTTTCATGGCTATCGACCGAAGAGAAGGACTTTGCGGCTTTGCGACTCTCTGATCAGGGTTCTCATGGGTCCGGCAAACCTCTAACGTGGGAGGAAGCCAAGTCTACACTCTTTGAATGGAGACTCTGGGCCCATTACTTTGTAAGAAAGTTTCTGTTATGCATTTGAAACGTATCACTGCTGACGACTGTTGTTCCAGATTTACTTTGGCATTTCTACTCCATTCTCGAGTTTGTCACTCTTCACGCCGTCCATTGTTGCTGGATTAGGAGTAAGCTTGATTCTCTCAATCCGTAAAGTTATGTCCATTTGAGAGATAGGCACTGATAAACAACCTCTCATTAGTTTACGGATCTCAAGGCCCAGCTCATGACTGTGCCTCCCTACGCGGCAGCTTATGTTGTGACCTTGCTCGCTTCATGGTCTGGTGACCACTTCAACAAGTGAGTTGATGAATAGCAATCGTAGATCACTAAATTACTAACCATTGTCTAGGCGCGCCTTGCACTCGGCTggattttctcttcttggagCTGTAGGCTTCATTGCATCAGCTACACTTCCAGCTGATCACTATGCAGTATGTCATGCTCGTCTTCTTAAATCACTCTCCCAGCTAACGTTACTGTCCAGTCTCGCTATGGCTGCCTCATTATCGCAACTTGCGGTTCATTTGCCTGCATTCCCCCATTGCTGGGTTGGCTCTCCTCGAATTTGTATTCGACTGCTGCAATTGGTCTGGCTATTGCGCTCAACATTTCCATGGGAGCACCGGGTCAGATCGTCGGTGTGTGGATCTACAAAGCAGACGAGGCGAAGAAAGGGTATCCCACCGGACACTGGACCAATGCAGGCTTGCTCCTCTTTGTGTCGGCTTCTTGTGTCGGCATGCACTGCTACTATGTGTGGCGCAACCGGAACGGTGGAGCAGGAAAtggcgtcttcttcaagtactaagaagcgcaagagaTATTCTAATCAATCGTTGTAATTGTAGATATAATTGCCAGTTCATTTAATTCTCAAGCTCGTTTTTGAACGCTCTCAAATATCAGATATTAGATGCCAATAGTGAAAGTACTGTAGTTTTGTATGTGAACAGAGGCCGTGTTCGGATGCCCTTTGCCGCTGTGCGGAGATCGGACCGACGAGTCCTCAACATCAGCGGGTGGATAAAAAGCCGGGCTGGAGGGCGCGTTTTAGCAGCTAATTCTAGCTTACAGTGCCCTGTTCAGGCCATCTCAGCAAAGGACGATATTGTTTCCTCCGAAGTTATCGGCCTGGCCCCTCCGAAGGTCCCAGTGACAATGTCAGACCAAGTGAGATGAGCGTCGACGCATCCCAGATTCAGGCGTGCGACCGCTGCCATCGGCGCAAGACAAGGTGCGATAAGACACGGCCGGAATGCAGTCCTTGCAAGAAGTCAAGGTCTGCGTGTGTCTATTCTGAGAGGGTCAAAGAGCCCACATTTCCGCGAAGTCATGTCCAGACTCTTGAGCGCCGAATTCAGCAGCTTGAGGCGGCGAACAAGGCACTTACATCGGCCAATAAGGCCCATCGAACGGTCGCCCACAGAGCGGCACGAGATGGGGAAGATCGATCCAGCTCGCGGTCTTCTATCGCCAGCGATAACGAAGTTGCGAATGAGGTGACCTTTCTTTCTACTAGTGTTGGCGGTGATAGCCTTTTCCTAGGACCGACGAGTGGTATCATTCTTGCTAGTCTGGTGAGAGCCGGTGTCGCGGTCGATGTCGAAAGAGATGCACCAACCTCATCTGTATCTTCTGTGCCTCCTCACCGAAGTCCCGGAAGGACAGATTGGGACACCGGGGATCGTTCCCTTCCGGCGGAACAGCTTGCTCGGAGTCTTATCGAAGCATATCTGGCACACGATCATCTTAGCTACCCCTTTCTTCATCCGCGGGCGGTAAGGGCCGTGGTGGATGGCATCTATAGCGATGCGGGCTTTGAAAAGACGCACCCCTTTGAGATGTTCATGTTCCACATGATTCTCGCCATCGCTACATCTCAAGTATACAAGTTCAACTGGAGAGTCTTGCCGGATGCAGAAACGCATCTTCAAAAGGCCACCGACTATCTCAATGCCGTGCTGTTCGAGGGCGGGCTACGGGCTTTGCAAGCCATGCTACTGCTCTGCCAGTTCCGGCTGAGCAATTCTACAAATCATGCTTCTGATAGTAAGTGAGCTCCAATGggtcttttctcttgctaAGGGAAGCCATCTGTAATTAACAGCTCTATGATCAGGTCTCTGGCACATTGTTGGTATTGCGGTGCGCATGTGTTTCGAGCTCGGTTTACATCGCGAGGCCACGTACCGGACGGCTGGCTCGAGACGTGATGCTACCGATGTATCGTTTCTATCGCCCAAATATGAGGAAAACGAAGTTCGTCGAAGGTGTTTCTGGAGCGTTTATGCTCTCGACAGGTTAGCCCTTCTGAATATCTCTTAACCTTACAGAACATCTGCTAATTTGGAAAACATCAATGTTATAGAGTCATATCCGTTACACTAGGACGCCCTTTAGCCATCTGTGTTGAAGATATCGACGTTGAACTCCCGACCGATGACTTTGAAGAAACAGCGAGCGTGTCTACTCTGAGTCCTGGAAGTGACCGGGACTCTTCACAGATTCCGTCAAGATATCGCACGGCTATCTTTGTTCATATTGTGCGCTATCGTGATATATGCGGTCGGTGCCTCACTTCACTGCACCGCGGCGTCAAAGGCGGTATTCAATCTTCAGCAGACTTTTATCAGAAGCGGGATCAACTTGCCACCGAATTGAACGCATGGCGAGCGGAAACAAATCGTCTCAACACTCCGGATATGGACTTGTCGACTCCTCTTGCCGAGGCTCGGTCCAGCTTTCGATCAAAGGCTTGGTATGAGCTTCTGTATCATAACGGCGTTCTCCTCCTCTACCGTCCGTCAGCTTTTACAGTCTCggatggacgagatgggTCTAATTTACAGCACGTCTTTTCAGCAGCAAGGCAGTCAATTACACTTTACGCCTATCTATTCCGATCGCGCAAGATCAATTTCTCTTGGATGGTGCTTCATGCAGTTTTCATGGCCGGAATATCCTACATATATGCCTTGAGTCGACATTTTCGTGAAAAGAGGCGTCGTCGTAATGGCGGAGAGGGCGATGGCAATCGATTCCAGCTGCTTCAGGAGCCGACCATTGTTGAGATTGTCAACGACTGTCGAGCATGTTCAAATGTCATTGTTGGCGTTTCCGAGAGGTGTAATTCTCAAAAGAACTGTCATGAAGTATTTGACCGTCTCAGTGATGCTCTCGTCGAGGACGCAGTAGAAGCACTTTCACATACTCGCCAGTCCGGCTCCCTAACCGCTCGACAAGACAACCATTCGGCTATGTTAGCTATACAATCTTCAAGCCAAACTCCAAGTAATGATATTAATATGCAAAATGGTCTTGTTTCTGAGCCTACCCTGGCGGGAGTCGGATCTAGCAACGGCGGTTACCACTCTCGGGAGACGGCATTCACAGGGCTTGGTGACAATAGCTTACAAGAGGACAGCGGAAGGCAGGCGTTCAGCCTTGGTACGCCTCTGGCAGCTGACAATGCTCTCCGGGACTGCCTACCTGAGCTCCAAAGGATGTATAATATGCCATGGGGAGATGATGCTATCTTGCAACTCAGCAATGACTGGCTGGGCGAAATTGGGGGCTACGACAGATTCATGGGGAATGAATGGGGCATGGATCAATGAATTTGTACAAAATGAAGATTCAGGTGTTTAATATCTTATCCTACAatgcatgtatgtaataGTACAAGGTTGGCTTCATATCCGGCCTCTTTCTAAGAATGCTCTGGGTATATCCACATATTTGCTGCGCAAATACTCGGCAACTCCCTTTCCAAGCCCATCAATTCTGTCCGATGACGCTATGCCTCCATTGAGATTATCAAGTATCCGACTAGAATCATCAGTTAGTATGCAATGTGCCACGTAAGATAAAGTACTCACAAGTGGACGGCGTTGATGTTGGGAAACTCCACTCGCTCTACCCTTCTGTTCGGGTTGCCGCGATGCCAATCCTCGCCCAAAAGTTCTTTGAGTTTGTGAACACTCAATAGGGTCCTTAGCCATGGATACTCCGAGGCATCTCGAACAAAGAAGCCCACGTTGGAATTGTCAGCTTTGTCGCCCGACCTTGCATGGACGATGCTGCCGAGAGGAGCGAACTTGGTTGGgccaaaagacaaaaggtCTACAGGATGTGTTGTGTCCGCCGATGGCCGTACTATGGGGTACGTTGATGTGATTTTTGGAGGATCAATCTTGATGACCTTTCCAGTGCTCAGTTGGACGTGGTGATCTACCAATGACAGCGGCATCAGTGCAGGAAACATCTCCATGAATGCCTTTGGTGTCATTGTTCGGAAGTCGAGATTCATGTGGTAGCCGGGATAGCTCTGCATACGCAAGGCGTATATCGGGATCTTGAAGTTCATTTCATCAATGTCTTCCTTCTTGCGAGCTTGTGCAAACACTCTCAGTGACACGGTACCAGCCTGCTGAGATGATGGATTCTCAGCTGGTGTCCCATAAAGCTCAATGCTGAGCTTGCTGAACCGACTGTCGCGGAAAATATGAGCCAGCTGATTCTTCATCATGGTAGCCTTTTCCATAACGTCTAATCCATTGATGTAGAATGTTGCTTCGGCCTGGTAGCCTCCTCTGGCTGCTATCATGGCCTTGGTCGTAGCTGGAGGCGCCAATCCCCTGATACCTGTCACTTTTATGCGGTCCGTTGCCTCTTCTCGCACAGAAACGGCCGATAGATCGGCGACGACGTCTGGATTCAGGTAGAGATGACCCTGAAGCTCGTACAGCAATTGGGCTTTTACTGTCCCTTCTGTGACATGACCTCCTCCCTCTGCGGTTTTGGTAATGACGCAGCCGCCTTTAGAGTCGATCTCAGCAATGGGAAACGCAAGATCGACGAGGTCTGGAAGGAAGTCTTTGAAGCCGGAAAAGTTTGCTCCAACGACGTATGGACCGCATTCGATCAAGTGGGCAGCCAGCAAAGATCCTGCCAGCTCGTCGAATTTGTCCTCGCCCCATCCATAGTACCATGCAGCTGCTCCCATCACCGGAGAAGCATCGGTGCATCTTCCACAAATGACGATATTGGCACCAGCTCGAAGAGCTGCTGTGATACCCCAGCAGCCGATGTAGGCATTTCCAGCGCACGGCGTGAAGTTCCAGTCGTCAAGGGAGATTTCGGGATGATCCAGGTGCTTGAAGCCCGTGTGCTTCTTGCCCGAGACTTTATCCACGAGCAAGTCTGTGATATCGTCTCCCAAGACGGCAGCTACCACGCAATTCTCGTATCCTCGTTGCTCACAGAGGCGCCTCACTTTGTTGTACAGGCCCATGACGTTCAGTGCGCCAGCATTAGTTACGACTCGAATGTCCCGCGCAACGATGTCATCGATGCATTCTTCAAGCTGCTGATAGAAGCCATTCTCATATCCTAGGCTCTCGTCGACCTCTTGCCTCGTGATGGCATTCCAAGCAATGTTCATCTCGGATAGCCAATCACCTGTGATGACATGGACATTCCCAGAGCGCACCATGCGTGCCATGGCATGCGGGTGGTCGCCCGTGGCACCGGAGACATTGCCAATACGAATGTGTGGTTTCTCAATCATTGCGGCTAATTGGTGGTTCAAAAAGATGTAAGAGCTAGAAGCTGTTGTTGTAGACACGGCTCAGGTTTGCAATGTCGAAGCCATTACCCTTTCTACTAGCTAAGCAAAAGTCCACAGTGCCCCCTTACATCTATCTTGTATGTAATGGCAAACGAGGTCACATAAACTCCACCTGAGGATCACATAGTCTCGGCCTCTTGAGATTCAGCCGATAGTAGGAGCTTGTGGATGGTCCAACCCGGTCGAGGGGCCACCGGTAAGTAACGCTGTCGGCGATCGGCGGCCGATGCCGACGAAGCCATTCCCCGCGAATCTTACTTTGTGTGGATAAGGGTCTACATGACTCGTGTTTTGCAAGATGACCCATCATGACCAAGAATCTCGAGAGGCGCGTCCTTACCTCTTCTGATGCTGACAAGTCCAAAGGCGTGAAAATACTAGGTAGTAGCGAGGCACTTGTGCAGTGGAGCAATATCAAGAAGTCCCGCGGAGCATAATGGATTGGTGTGATACCCGGAGTACAAGGCGAGGCATCGCGACATTGCATTCTGCCCTTTTATGAGCTTTTGTCTAATGGGAGAGATGCTTCCAAAAGCTCGTTATTTATATCGGTAGAAATGATAACATTGAAAGGCTGAACAGCTAAATTATCTAGTCTAATTACACTTGTAGTATTACTTTTCTTGCAACCCTCTTTTCAAACAAGTCATAGCCAAGAGCAGCATCATCTAGTGATAATTCATGAGTAACATAGTTCTTTAATGCATGTTGGTTCTCCCTTAGACATTGCAGTGCATCATTGAAGACTGTACGAACTGGGACCCGACCAAAGTTCATACTGCATCCGTGTAAGTTTGTAGCCACACCAAGTGAGTAAAGAGGCAACTTACGTTATGTTTTTAAGATAgcagtccagtccagtgaATGGGAGATCATCTTGGTGAAAGCCCACTGAAGACAATATTCCACATGGACGCAACAACTCAAAGGCAGACTTAAGAGCTGCTGGGTTGCCTACCACTTCAATGACCGCGTCTGCTCCGCGACCTTGGGTTAGGGACTTGACCTCTTCTAAAATATCGTgcttggagaagttgagtgGAATTGCGCCCAGCtgagcagcttcttcgaGGCGATCATCGACACTGTCCACTGCCAAAACGGTCTGAATTCCTTTTGATCGAGCAGTGGCGATGGCACATATACCGACAGGTCCACAACCGAGACAAACGACGACTGAGGACCTAAGAGCATCAAGAGATTGATCACCATTTGTGTGTCCATTTTGACCATTCGAAGTCGATTTTTGTTTATGAAAGCTTGTCAGTGGCGATTGTAACTGGTTTTGTAAACCTTCAATAGCCCGACTGGCCCCATAATAGCCAGTTGGAAAGATGTCGCACATCATGATGAGCAGAGACCTATCCAAATCTTCTGGTACAAGGTGTAGAGTGCCATCCGCAAAAGGCACTCTCACAAATTCAGCCTGTCCGCCATCGAGCTTTTGGGTTCCAAAGGCGACCCCCTCGACACATCGGTTGGTAAGTCCTTGCTTACAATACCAACATCTCAGACTGGTTGCGTGTTATTATCATCGTTTAATCGGTTATAGGTGAGTGTACATACCAGACAGGAGAGAATATGGAAACGACTTCGTCACCAACTGCAAATCTGTTGACATCTGAGCCTACTTGGTCAACGATTCCAATGAATTCATGGCCCTAATAGTGGGAGATATGTTAGCCTCCGTGTAAATTTGTTCAGTTGCCAAACATACCATAATGTGACCAGTAGCCGTTTTCTGGTGGCCACGATACATATGCAATTCACTATAAATTGTGAGCAATGCCTCACAAAGAGGTCTTTAACGGAAGAAAATTTGCACAGTACCTTCCACATATTCCAGCTACCTTGACCTTTACAATAGCATCCGTTTGATCGCGAATAGTTGGTTTGGCTCTCGTTTCGACGCCAACATCAAAGGCGCCTCGGAAGACTACTGCTTTCATTGCCATTTTTGCTGATTTTGAACTCGAAAGGTttcaaagaggcaaaaatAAATGTACACTCAATACCAATTATACTCCAGAAATATGATGTTGAGCCGAACATGTCAGCCTTTTCTACCCAGTACATGCTACATCATGTTatcgccttcatcatctggcGGAACAGCCGGTATCCATACAATTGCAAGCAGAAGCCGATGATGAGTTTCCTTAATAATACCATATACTTGAATTGCCAGGCTATTTTTGTTACAAATGTTTCCTTTATCTGTTCGGCTTCTCGTAGTCGCCGAAAGAAGCCGAAAAGTGTCATGCTAGACACTAAACCCCCCATACATTTCTCAATATGCTGCATAGCAGTATGAACGTCATGACAGAAAATAAATTGACATTGATATAATATTATGGGCATGTGGCCACAAGGAATTATCTATACCTATTCTTGAAAGCGTATTCGAATTCATCGTTCAATTTGCATTTCAAATTCATGATGGCGCTGCTCGGCCAGTCGATTCCAATTTGTTTTAGCAAAACTTCGTTTAACAAATTATATGTTGATGGGAAGTACATAGAGTCAAATTCGACAGACACGTTGTCGCTGCTCAATCCAAAAGATGGCACATTGGTTGCAGAGAAGATACCTATTGCCGATAAGGTGGACGTTGACACTGCCGTAAAATACGCCGAAGCAGCTTTCAATGGCCCATGGGCTACTTTTACCTCATCACAGCGGTCAGAGTGTTTTAGAAGACTGGCTGATATTCTGGAGACAAGACTGCCCGACATTTTGCATCTCGACTCTCTTACAACGGGGAATCCTGTCTCCCTAATCCCTACCAGAGAGAAGAACTATATTAAAAATTGTCTTTTGTACTACGGTGCGTTTTTCTTAAAATACATTGAGGAGGGGAATATTGCAGCGATCTAATTAAATTTTACAGCTGGTTGGACCGATAAGTTACGGGGCGACTACTTTCcagctgatgatggcttcgtcaAACTCG harbors:
- a CDS encoding acyclic terpene utilization family protein atuA domain-containing protein, whose protein sequence is MIEKPHIRIGNVSGATGDHPHAMARMVRSGNVHVITGDWLSEMNIAWNAITRQEVDESLGYENGFYQQLEECIDDIVARDIRVVTNAGALNVMGLYNKVRRLCEQRGYENCVVAAVLGDDITDLLVDKVSGKKHTGFKHLDHPEISLDDWNFTPCAGNAYIGCWGITAALRAGANIVICGRCTDASPVMGAAAWYYGWGEDKFDELAGSLLAAHLIECGPYVVGANFSGFKDFLPDLVDLAFPIAEIDSKGGCVITKTAEGGGHVTEGTVKAQLLYELQGHLYLNPDVVADLSAVSVREEATDRIKVTGIRGLAPPATTKAMIAARGGYQAEATFYINGLDVMEKATMMKNQLAHIFRDSRFSKLSIELYGTPAENPSSQQAGTVSLRVFAQARKKEDIDEMNFKIPIYALRMQSYPGYHMNLDFRTMTPKAFMEMFPALMPLSLVDHHVQLSTGKVIKIDPPKITSTYPIVRPSADTTHPVDLLSFGPTKFAPLGSIVHARSGDKADNSNVGFFVRDASEYPWLRTLLSVHKLKELLGEDWHRGNPNRRVERVEFPNINAVHFRILDNLNGGIASSDRIDGLGKGVAEYLRSKYVDIPRAFLERGRI
- a CDS encoding fungal specific transcription factor domain-containing protein; the protein is MSVDASQIQACDRCHRRKTRCDKTRPECSPCKKSRSACVYSERVKEPTFPRSHVQTLERRIQQLEAANKALTSANKAHRTVAHRAARDGEDRSSSRSSIASDNEVANEVTFLSTSVGGDSLFLGPTSGIILASLVRAGVAVDVERDAPTSSLARSLIEAYLAHDHLSYPFLHPRAVRAVVDGIYSDAGFEKTHPFEMFMFHMILAIATSQVYKFNWRVLPDAETHLQKATDYLNAVLFEGGLRALQAMLLLCQFRLSNSTNHASDSLWHIVGIAVRMCFELGLHREATYRTAGSRRDATDVSFLSPKYEENEVRRRCFWSVYALDRVISVTLGRPLAICVEDIDVELPTDDFEETIPSRYRTAIFVHIVRYRDICADFYQKRDQLATELNAWRAETNRLNTPDMDLSTPLAEARSSFRSKAWYELLYHNGVLLLYRPSAFTVSDGRDGSNLQHVFSAARQSITLYAYLFRSRKINFSWMVLHAVFMAGISYIYALSRHFREKRRRRNGGEGDGNRFQLLQEPTIVEIVNDCRACSNVIVGVSERCNSQKNCHEVFDRLSDALVEDAVEALSHTRQSGSLTARQDNHSAMLAIQSSSQTPSNDINMQNGLVSEPTLAGVGSSNGGYHSRETAFTGLGDNSLQEDSGRQAFSLGTPLAADNALRDCLPELQRMYNMPWGDDAILQLSNDWLGEIGGYDRFMGNEWGMDQ
- a CDS encoding major facilitator superfamily domain-containing protein, whose translation is MAAEKEDFAGVHMDEDVEATKEHLSDIRDGSSLGHIDAARSRALVRKQDLRIIPITAGIYLLCYLDRSNIGNAKVLNASTGNDLLTETHMTNYQYTIALMVFLIAYAIFEVPSNYFLKKLKPSRWIAFLMFSWGTITMCIAATQNHASVTAVRFLLGVVEAGLFPGLVYYLTFWYRVDERSIRVAAILASATLAGAFGGAIAFGVGHMNQVSGISAWRWLFIIEGAPSVASSLLVWFFLPDYPETVSWLSTEEKDFAALRLSDQGSHGSGKPLTWEEAKSTLFEWRLWAHYFIYFGISTPFSSLSLFTPSIVAGLGFTDLKAQLMTVPPYAAAYVVTLLASWSGDHFNKRALHSAGFSLLGAVGFIASATLPADHYASRYGCLIIATCGSFACIPPLLGWLSSNLYSTAAIGLAIALNISMGAPGQIVGVWIYKADEAKKGYPTGHWTNAGLLLFVSASCVGMHCYYVWRNRNGGAGNGVFFKY
- a CDS encoding alcohol dehydrogenase groES-like domain-containing protein, coding for MAMKAVVFRGAFDVGVETRAKPTIRDQTDAIVKVKVAGICGSELHMYRGHQKTATGHIMGHEFIGIVDQVGSDVNRFAVGDEVVSIFSPVCLRCWYCKQGLTNRCVEGVAFGTQKLDGGQAEFVRVPFADGTLHLVPEDLDRSLLIMMCDIFPTGYYGASRAIEGLQNQSSVVVCLGCGPVGICAIATARSKGIQTVLAVDSVDDRLEEAAQLGAIPLNFSKHDILEEVKSLTQGRGADAVIEVVGNPAALKSAFELLRPCGILSSVGFHQDDLPFTGLDCYLKNITMNFGRVPVRTVFNDALQCLRENQHALKNYVTHELSLDDAALGYDLFEKRVARKVILQV